A genomic region of Laspinema palackyanum D2c contains the following coding sequences:
- a CDS encoding M48 family metalloprotease, protein MKRFRHALWATVGVALFLSMNLLLTFAPAYSTGVTTPAPHSKIPTFSSLKQILELAFEPGTPEFNTLVEADRLFLEGNTQAAEELYRQVKGQFSQPRGDQAIAQAITDPEQLSGAGRVYWREAQAGFEQKLETRIFVPLQQLVEKHPEFIPGHVLLVQALQQYGRGEEALAVLERATTLYPNEPELIKAEITALQGEEKWLESSIAARQFAVLYPEHPQAAEFGAIADDDLGRYRSGIRRRLIGQTLVTGALSIGDLLLTGNVAGTIPAIQLTMLLMQGEASFGNQLAEVFQQRLPMVEDETIVNYVNEVGQKMANLMGRDEFEYEFFVVKDKNLNAFALPGGKVFVNTGALQKINSEAELAGLLGHEVAHAVLSHGYQRVVQSALLSNLNRVVPMGDLIAALVGRAYSRQNERQADVLGSRVLANTNYAADGLRNLMQTFTELDGGGGGVLSWLSSHPASSDRLRYLEELIQRNGYNRYAFEGVERHSQIQSRVQELFPEEEAGNPVEVLLAGA, encoded by the coding sequence ATGAAACGATTTCGGCACGCGCTATGGGCAACCGTTGGAGTGGCTTTATTCCTCAGCATGAATTTGTTGCTGACCTTTGCACCCGCTTACTCCACCGGGGTAACCACTCCTGCACCTCATAGCAAAATCCCCACTTTCTCCAGTTTAAAACAAATTCTGGAACTGGCTTTTGAGCCGGGAACCCCAGAATTTAATACCCTAGTCGAAGCCGATCGCCTCTTTCTGGAAGGCAACACCCAGGCAGCAGAAGAACTGTACCGCCAGGTGAAAGGTCAGTTTTCTCAACCGCGAGGGGACCAGGCGATCGCTCAAGCCATCACCGATCCGGAACAACTATCCGGCGCGGGTCGAGTTTATTGGCGTGAAGCCCAAGCGGGATTTGAACAAAAGTTAGAAACCCGAATTTTTGTCCCGTTACAGCAATTAGTCGAAAAACATCCGGAATTTATTCCCGGTCATGTGTTGCTGGTCCAAGCCTTACAACAGTACGGCAGAGGAGAGGAAGCCTTAGCCGTCCTAGAACGAGCCACCACCCTTTATCCCAATGAACCGGAATTAATTAAAGCGGAAATTACCGCCTTACAAGGCGAAGAGAAATGGTTGGAATCTTCCATTGCGGCAAGGCAATTTGCAGTGCTGTATCCGGAACATCCTCAAGCCGCTGAATTTGGGGCGATCGCCGATGATGATTTAGGTCGCTACCGTTCCGGAATTCGTCGCCGATTAATCGGTCAAACCCTCGTCACCGGCGCACTCTCCATCGGGGATTTACTCTTAACTGGAAACGTCGCCGGAACCATCCCCGCCATTCAACTCACTATGCTGTTGATGCAAGGAGAAGCCTCCTTTGGTAACCAATTGGCTGAAGTTTTCCAACAGCGTTTACCGATGGTTGAAGATGAAACCATCGTTAACTATGTCAATGAAGTCGGTCAGAAAATGGCTAACTTGATGGGACGGGATGAATTTGAATATGAATTCTTCGTGGTGAAAGACAAAAATCTCAATGCCTTTGCCCTTCCCGGTGGCAAAGTCTTCGTGAATACCGGCGCACTCCAAAAAATTAACAGCGAAGCCGAACTCGCCGGTTTACTGGGTCATGAAGTCGCTCATGCCGTCTTGTCTCATGGCTATCAACGGGTTGTGCAAAGCGCCTTACTTTCTAACTTAAATCGCGTCGTTCCAATGGGGGATTTAATTGCCGCCCTAGTCGGTCGCGCTTACAGCCGCCAGAATGAAAGACAAGCGGATGTTTTAGGCTCAAGAGTGTTAGCCAATACCAATTATGCCGCTGATGGGTTAAGAAACCTGATGCAAACCTTCACCGAATTAGATGGCGGTGGCGGAGGGGTTTTAAGCTGGTTATCTTCTCACCCCGCCTCCAGCGATCGGCTTCGCTATTTGGAAGAGTTAATCCAACGCAATGGTTACAACCGTTACGCCTTTGAAGGCGTCGAACGCCACTCCCAAATCCAAAGCCGAGTGCAAGAACTCTTCCCCGAAGAAGAGGCAGGCAATCCCGTAGAAGTTCTCCTAGCTGGAGCATAA
- a CDS encoding tetratricopeptide repeat protein: MLGTTLGGRYKIINSLGSGGFGATFIAQDCHLPGAAPCVVKQLKPQSTDPNTLQIARRLFDTEAQTLHELGGHDRIPKLFAYFEENQEFYLVQEYIEGHDLSHELTPGEKLDEKATLDLLRELLEILQFVQSKNVIHRDINPRNILRRNLDKKLVLIDFGAVKQITTELLNPNGKPGFSVCIGTPGYLPSEQANGFPKPSSDIYAVGIVALQALSGLLSHEFPKDPETEEIKVAELVEVSPEFIKVLERMVRYDFRERYGSATEALQAIADLEKPTVMTVSVPGVASLPQPRFKLSKHQWVFGVISCGIIGAGMIAGSVFVWNKIKSVNASELYHQGHTLYHLSRYEDALKHYENAIEIKADYVEAWKEKGDTLSRLNQNEAAMEAYDRAIQLNPQYLDAWIQRGDVLNRLQRYDGAIASFEKAIELVPESAEAWNGKGNTLLSLQRYEEAIAAYDQALEFQPESSEAWYARGWAFHQLKDYQAALKSYDKSVEYQFDYAVGWYNRGNVLMQLNQEKDAVESYDKAVRFQPSYAEAWYSRGNALMKSNDFSEAAKSYERAVKIQSSYQESWYSLGWALHQLRRYEQAIEAYNQAIDLKKTDYRAWYNRGNALYNLNRYQEAVSSYNEAAYLKPDHAESWYGKGNGLSTLGQYQEAILAYDRALRYQPNYRAAQEGKERAQREIEQREKRDLVGEGERR, from the coding sequence ATGCTCGGAACAACTCTTGGTGGACGTTACAAGATTATCAACTCCTTGGGAAGCGGGGGTTTTGGGGCGACTTTTATCGCGCAGGATTGCCACCTTCCCGGGGCTGCCCCTTGCGTAGTCAAGCAATTAAAGCCCCAGTCTACGGATCCGAACACCCTGCAAATTGCCAGACGGCTATTTGATACAGAGGCGCAAACCCTGCATGAGTTGGGAGGGCACGATCGCATTCCCAAATTGTTCGCCTATTTTGAAGAAAACCAAGAATTCTATCTGGTTCAAGAGTATATCGAGGGTCACGATCTCAGTCATGAATTGACACCTGGAGAAAAATTGGATGAAAAAGCTACCCTTGACTTACTCCGAGAACTGTTAGAAATTTTACAGTTTGTTCAAAGTAAAAATGTCATTCATCGGGATATCAATCCCCGGAATATTCTCCGCCGTAATTTAGATAAAAAATTAGTTTTAATTGATTTTGGGGCAGTTAAACAAATTACCACCGAACTCTTGAATCCGAATGGGAAACCGGGATTCAGTGTTTGTATTGGTACTCCCGGTTATTTACCCAGTGAACAAGCCAATGGCTTTCCCAAACCGAGTAGTGATATTTACGCGGTGGGAATTGTAGCCTTGCAAGCCCTTTCGGGTTTATTATCTCATGAATTTCCCAAAGATCCAGAGACAGAAGAAATCAAAGTCGCGGAATTGGTAGAGGTGAGTCCGGAATTTATCAAGGTATTAGAACGGATGGTCCGGTACGATTTCCGGGAACGTTATGGTTCCGCAACAGAGGCGTTACAGGCGATCGCTGATTTAGAAAAGCCCACGGTGATGACAGTTTCTGTCCCTGGGGTTGCGTCGCTGCCTCAACCGCGCTTTAAGTTGTCTAAACATCAATGGGTTTTCGGGGTGATTTCTTGCGGAATTATTGGGGCGGGCATGATTGCTGGGTCAGTTTTTGTTTGGAATAAAATCAAATCGGTGAATGCCAGTGAGTTGTATCATCAAGGGCATACGTTATATCATTTAAGCCGGTATGAAGATGCATTAAAACACTATGAAAATGCCATTGAAATTAAAGCGGATTATGTAGAAGCCTGGAAAGAAAAAGGGGATACTCTCTCTCGATTAAATCAGAATGAAGCGGCGATGGAGGCTTACGATCGCGCCATTCAACTCAATCCTCAATATTTGGATGCCTGGATTCAACGTGGGGATGTCTTAAATCGATTGCAGCGATATGACGGGGCGATCGCCAGTTTTGAAAAAGCCATAGAACTGGTTCCAGAATCGGCTGAGGCATGGAATGGCAAGGGAAATACCTTACTAAGTTTGCAGCGGTATGAAGAGGCGATCGCCGCTTATGATCAAGCCCTAGAATTTCAACCGGAATCATCAGAAGCCTGGTATGCCCGGGGATGGGCTTTTCATCAATTGAAAGATTACCAAGCGGCCTTAAAATCTTATGATAAATCCGTAGAATATCAGTTTGATTATGCCGTGGGATGGTATAATCGCGGGAATGTTTTGATGCAATTGAATCAAGAAAAAGATGCGGTAGAGTCGTATGATAAAGCCGTGCGATTTCAGCCGAGTTATGCGGAAGCCTGGTATAGTCGCGGGAATGCTTTGATGAAGTCAAATGACTTTTCTGAAGCGGCAAAATCTTATGAACGGGCGGTTAAGATTCAGTCTAGTTATCAGGAATCCTGGTATAGTTTGGGTTGGGCGCTGCACCAGTTACGCCGGTATGAACAGGCGATCGAGGCTTATAATCAGGCGATCGACTTGAAGAAAACCGACTATCGCGCTTGGTACAACCGGGGGAATGCGCTTTATAATTTGAATCGATATCAAGAGGCCGTTTCTTCCTATAATGAGGCGGCTTATTTGAAGCCGGATCATGCTGAATCTTGGTATGGAAAAGGGAATGGATTATCCACTTTGGGGCAGTATCAAGAGGCGATTTTGGCCTATGACCGGGCGTTGCGATATCAGCCCAATTATCGGGCGGCGCAAGAGGGTAAAGAACGGGCGCAGAGGGAGATAGAACAGCGGGAGAAAAGGGATTTGGTTGGGGAAGGGGAAAGAAGATAA
- a CDS encoding SagB/ThcOx family dehydrogenase, which produces MSEQPLSIAQHYHDRTKYDPDTLGAKSHQLDWENQPVPFKEYKIGATIDLKPYLKKEPDGGKDLARKGLTRLSRLLFCTYGLTAKLATMTGSQIYLRSAPSAGGLYPAELYLISKGTPQLPPGLYNYQARNHSLIRFWDSDVWPALQAATFWHPALEHTKLAIATSAVFFRSAWRYQDRAYRRIFLDTGHLLGNLELAASLTDYRPHPIAGFHDDALNELLYLDPTQESLITFIPLADLLDIDQNLPKYRTALPSATQTDYPAIPEGELLGYCHEATKINSDKTGIGGWSLSDEEQSEEDKYNFPFCSKVSTKTRPIDWRTNLEGLENTILKRRSTRAYSGAPLSFDELKALLDFTYHSEHYTYQNLDAYPDFFDLEDIQTFIAVSSVTGLDEGCYYYAPKAEELRQVRFKNFRRELHYLCLGQDLGRDASALVFHTADLKKAIAKYGDRVYRYLHLDAGHLGQRLNLGAIYMGLGVSGIGGFFDDRVNEVLGIPADEAVLYITTLGKPR; this is translated from the coding sequence ATGTCAGAACAGCCACTCTCCATCGCCCAGCATTATCACGATCGCACCAAATACGATCCGGATACCCTAGGGGCCAAAAGTCATCAACTGGATTGGGAAAATCAGCCGGTCCCCTTCAAAGAATATAAAATCGGGGCCACCATTGACCTCAAACCCTATCTCAAAAAAGAACCCGATGGGGGCAAAGATTTGGCCCGGAAGGGGTTGACCCGACTTTCGCGGTTGCTATTTTGCACCTATGGTTTAACCGCGAAGTTGGCAACCATGACCGGAAGTCAAATTTATTTAAGATCTGCACCCTCTGCCGGAGGACTGTACCCCGCAGAACTGTACTTAATCTCCAAGGGAACACCTCAATTACCTCCGGGTTTGTATAATTATCAAGCCCGCAATCATTCGTTAATTCGATTTTGGGATAGTGATGTGTGGCCTGCTTTACAAGCGGCTACCTTTTGGCATCCGGCCTTAGAACATACCAAACTGGCGATCGCCACCAGTGCAGTCTTCTTTCGGTCCGCTTGGCGTTACCAAGACCGCGCCTATCGCCGGATTTTTCTGGATACCGGGCATCTGCTGGGCAACCTCGAACTCGCGGCATCCTTAACGGACTACCGACCTCACCCGATCGCCGGATTTCACGATGATGCACTCAATGAATTGCTTTACCTCGACCCCACCCAGGAATCCTTAATCACCTTTATCCCCCTAGCGGATTTACTCGATATCGACCAAAACCTACCCAAATATCGCACCGCCTTACCTTCGGCGACCCAAACGGACTATCCCGCGATTCCCGAGGGAGAATTGCTGGGATACTGCCATGAGGCAACTAAAATCAACTCAGACAAGACCGGAATCGGGGGATGGTCTCTCAGCGATGAGGAACAATCCGAGGAGGATAAATATAACTTCCCCTTCTGTAGTAAAGTTTCGACCAAAACCCGCCCAATTGACTGGCGAACTAATTTAGAAGGTCTGGAAAATACAATTTTGAAACGACGTTCAACTCGCGCTTATTCTGGTGCACCCCTGTCCTTTGATGAACTCAAGGCATTGTTGGATTTTACCTATCATTCAGAACATTACACCTATCAGAATTTGGATGCCTATCCCGACTTTTTTGATTTAGAGGATATTCAAACCTTTATTGCCGTTTCATCGGTGACAGGTTTAGATGAAGGCTGTTATTATTACGCGCCAAAAGCGGAGGAACTGCGGCAAGTGCGGTTTAAAAATTTCCGCCGGGAATTGCATTATCTTTGCTTAGGCCAAGATTTGGGACGAGATGCCTCAGCGTTGGTGTTTCATACGGCAGATTTAAAAAAGGCGATCGCAAAATATGGCGATCGGGTTTACCGTTACCTACATCTGGATGCGGGACATCTGGGACAACGGCTAAACCTGGGGGCGATTTATATGGGATTAGGCGTCAGTGGCATCGGCGGATTTTTTGACGATCGCGTGAATGAAGTCCTCGGCATTCCTGCGGATGAAGCCGTCCTCTATATCACCACCCTCGGCAAACCCCGATAA
- a CDS encoding UPF0175 family protein has product MNVLSNDEVRVDAIYKYTNSIELIEQGERAVVEQIAMQLYENKIFTFSQARRLLNYSLWEFQQLLGENQIVRHYDKDDLAEDIEAVKSGWWDSENHW; this is encoded by the coding sequence ATGAATGTCTTGTCAAATGATGAGGTGAGAGTAGATGCCATCTATAAATATACAAATTCCATCGAATTAATTGAGCAAGGTGAGAGGGCAGTTGTGGAACAAATTGCCATGCAACTTTATGAAAACAAGATATTTACCTTTAGTCAAGCCCGTCGGTTGTTGAATTATTCCCTGTGGGAATTTCAACAACTGTTGGGGGAAAATCAGATTGTTCGGCACTACGACAAAGATGATTTAGCAGAGGATATCGAAGCGGTGAAATCAGGATGGTGGGATAGTGAGAATCATTGGTAA
- a CDS encoding 2OG-Fe(II) oxygenase, with amino-acid sequence MTSNIIETETVHVMLLIAGGHQCELSLAADAPLLQDILETIALRSHPERSQPNKLFQIPMEDGGPTLYFPSRSIVAIATDPPVPLPEIGPEPEPIASQLATPAPIVIESKFLKIQNFLSEAENQRILNYVIENQGEFEDSRVGIDDPNYRRSRIFYYFQEFGDLIKERIKQVLPQVKEHLGILPFEITEIEAQITAHNDGHFYKTHNDNGDSVTATRTISYIYYFHREPKPFTGGQLRMYDTLKLSDTLYSMAESYTDIPPTNNSIVFFASGCFHEVRAVNCPSKNFPDSRFTLNGWIRKPE; translated from the coding sequence ATGACATCAAATATCATCGAGACAGAAACCGTTCATGTAATGCTACTGATTGCCGGGGGACATCAATGTGAATTGTCCCTGGCAGCGGATGCGCCATTGTTGCAAGATATCCTAGAAACGATCGCCCTGCGTTCTCACCCAGAGCGATCGCAACCGAACAAACTCTTCCAGATTCCGATGGAAGATGGGGGACCTACTTTATACTTTCCCAGTCGTTCCATCGTGGCGATCGCCACCGATCCGCCGGTTCCCCTGCCAGAAATTGGCCCAGAACCCGAACCCATTGCGTCGCAATTAGCAACCCCGGCACCGATTGTCATTGAATCCAAATTTCTGAAAATACAGAACTTTTTGAGTGAAGCGGAAAACCAACGAATTCTTAACTATGTGATAGAAAACCAGGGAGAATTTGAAGACAGTAGAGTCGGTATTGACGACCCCAATTATCGGCGATCGAGAATCTTCTATTACTTCCAAGAATTCGGGGACCTCATCAAAGAACGAATCAAACAAGTGCTGCCTCAAGTCAAAGAACACCTAGGAATTCTCCCCTTTGAAATCACCGAAATCGAAGCCCAAATCACCGCTCATAATGACGGGCATTTTTATAAAACCCATAATGATAATGGAGACTCCGTAACCGCCACTCGAACCATCAGTTACATTTACTACTTCCACCGAGAACCGAAACCCTTTACCGGCGGACAACTGCGGATGTACGACACCTTAAAACTCTCCGACACCTTATATTCAATGGCCGAATCCTATACCGATATTCCCCCCACCAATAACAGCATCGTCTTCTTTGCCAGTGGCTGTTTTCACGAAGTTCGCGCGGTAAACTGCCCCTCCAAAAACTTCCCAGATAGCCGCTTTACTCTGAATGGATGGATTAGAAAACCCGAGTAA
- a CDS encoding 2OG-Fe(II) oxygenase yields the protein MELESNPIQVIVMMTGGHQYELSLTADAPLLQELFQALSNRGNNGGKDVFKIANEEDGSCLYIPRDAIAAIATVPPIPVQSLNLQAPSRQPEPTPPPPQQLIESSIVQLDNFLKPAEYQELMETVFPQEGTASSGIQLPTPQSFELSREVLLHRVQMMLPDVLIQLGLEGFPLTAMEAENIPNHATEGQGISVDGNSPETALRVVNFCYFFYQTPKSFTGGELRVYDSQIVNNHLSIAQSYKTVEPRQNSIVFFLTSNAYEVLPVYPNSPAFGDRCFRVSGWMRRSG from the coding sequence ATGGAATTAGAATCGAACCCGATACAAGTGATTGTGATGATGACGGGGGGTCATCAATATGAACTGTCTTTAACGGCAGATGCACCGTTGCTGCAAGAATTATTTCAAGCGTTAAGCAATCGAGGCAACAATGGGGGAAAGGATGTATTTAAAATCGCCAATGAAGAGGATGGGTCCTGTTTGTATATTCCTCGGGATGCGATCGCCGCGATCGCCACAGTTCCTCCCATCCCAGTGCAATCCCTCAACTTACAAGCGCCATCTCGACAACCGGAACCCACTCCCCCACCCCCTCAGCAACTCATTGAATCCAGTATTGTGCAACTGGATAATTTTCTCAAACCGGCAGAGTACCAGGAACTGATGGAGACTGTTTTTCCCCAGGAAGGGACTGCCTCTAGTGGGATTCAGTTGCCGACGCCTCAATCCTTTGAACTTTCGCGAGAAGTGCTGTTACACCGGGTGCAAATGATGCTTCCCGATGTGCTGATTCAGTTGGGATTGGAGGGGTTTCCCTTAACAGCAATGGAAGCAGAGAATATCCCGAATCATGCCACTGAGGGACAGGGGATTTCTGTTGATGGAAATAGTCCGGAAACTGCTTTAAGGGTGGTAAATTTCTGTTACTTTTTCTATCAAACGCCAAAATCTTTTACCGGAGGAGAATTGCGAGTTTATGATAGTCAGATTGTGAATAATCACCTGAGTATCGCACAATCCTATAAAACCGTGGAACCGCGTCAGAATAGCATTGTGTTTTTCTTAACCAGTAATGCCTATGAAGTGCTGCCGGTATATCCGAACTCCCCAGCATTTGGCGATCGCTGCTTCCGGGTGAGCGGGTGGATGCGGCGATCGGGTTAA
- a CDS encoding cupin-like domain-containing protein, producing the protein MIAEQISVDSAIATADDSQLVQVMLMLDGGHQCEIALMPDAPLLGELFQALTTEPENSESKLFQIPIEEGNGALYFPGASLVAIATDPAVSLAIPEEPKPIETREDIEPDDPVLQLEWQLNTFHKLAKLSPDYGKVERIPHVSGPEFLERFYIRNKPVIFTDLMDNWKALSLWTPQYFKEKYGHVTVGAQFNRESNQQYEWCRDKHQKMVLFGEFVDQVLQGGETNDYYIGAYNGNFSREGFKGLLDDIELFPEYLTDTKEANNTSFWFGPGGAITPLHFDPLNTFLCQVYGRKRVRLIAPSQKHLLAAYGHYFSNIDLENPNFERYPQLKKLDIIELIIEPGDVLFLPVGWWHQVRSLEVSISISLLNLAFENTFEF; encoded by the coding sequence ATGATAGCTGAACAAATCAGTGTTGACTCGGCGATCGCCACCGCAGATGACTCACAACTGGTGCAAGTGATGTTAATGCTAGATGGGGGTCATCAGTGTGAAATTGCTTTAATGCCGGATGCACCGTTACTGGGGGAACTATTTCAAGCGTTAACAACGGAACCGGAAAATAGCGAGAGTAAACTGTTTCAGATTCCGATTGAAGAGGGAAATGGAGCCTTGTATTTTCCCGGCGCATCCTTAGTGGCGATCGCCACTGATCCTGCCGTTTCCCTGGCAATCCCAGAGGAACCCAAACCCATCGAAACCCGGGAAGACATCGAACCGGACGATCCCGTACTACAACTAGAATGGCAACTCAACACGTTCCACAAACTGGCCAAACTTTCTCCAGATTATGGCAAAGTTGAAAGAATTCCCCATGTTTCAGGTCCTGAATTTTTAGAGCGATTTTATATTAGAAACAAGCCGGTGATTTTCACCGATTTGATGGATAATTGGAAAGCGCTTTCATTGTGGACTCCCCAATATTTTAAAGAAAAATACGGTCACGTTACCGTTGGTGCACAGTTTAATCGGGAATCCAATCAGCAGTATGAATGGTGTCGAGATAAGCATCAAAAAATGGTGCTATTCGGTGAATTTGTCGATCAGGTTCTGCAAGGGGGAGAAACCAATGATTACTATATAGGGGCCTACAATGGCAACTTTAGCCGGGAAGGGTTCAAAGGACTGCTGGACGATATCGAACTGTTTCCTGAGTATTTAACTGATACTAAAGAGGCCAATAACACGTCATTCTGGTTTGGTCCAGGCGGGGCGATTACCCCCTTGCATTTTGACCCTTTAAATACATTCCTCTGTCAAGTGTATGGACGGAAACGGGTGCGTTTAATTGCGCCAAGCCAGAAGCATTTACTAGCTGCTTATGGGCATTATTTCAGCAATATTGACTTAGAAAATCCCAACTTTGAGCGCTATCCTCAACTCAAAAAGTTGGATATCATTGAGTTAATCATTGAACCGGGAGATGTGCTGTTTTTACCCGTGGGTTGGTGGCATCAAGTCCGGTCTTTGGAGGTGTCTATTTCTATATCTCTCTTGAATTTGGCGTTTGAGAATACCTTTGAATTTTAA
- a CDS encoding cupin-like domain-containing protein — MMQTELWHANLISPSPSGLSNDWKRWIVTNKLRQLPDGELVDILVQRGVDIRMAIAEVKSVSAHPYFQAAIAMMAEQKQQAQTDIAFYSIQAHKLETQLGIYRTLEQLSPNYNRIQRIGRPSHSDFFEHYYAQNTPVILTDVMGNWQALSRWNPEYLKQHYGEVSVGVQFNRESNPLFEQEKDKHRQQMMMKDYVDLVVTGGKTNDYYMVPYNDNFDNPEFKPLLNDIEIFPDYLDPTLQQTRIFFWFGPEGTITPLHHDPCNVLLAQVYGKKRIRLISPNQKHLLYNQVGVYSEVDLLSPDYEKYPRFKEVEVIDVILEPGEVIFLPVGWWHHVESLDISISVSFTNFLVNNYYNI, encoded by the coding sequence ATGATGCAAACTGAACTTTGGCACGCTAATTTAATCAGTCCCTCGCCCTCCGGACTGTCAAATGATTGGAAACGATGGATTGTGACTAATAAATTGCGTCAGCTTCCCGATGGTGAACTGGTGGATATTTTGGTGCAACGGGGGGTTGATATTCGGATGGCGATCGCAGAAGTCAAATCTGTGTCCGCGCATCCCTATTTTCAAGCCGCTATAGCGATGATGGCGGAACAAAAGCAACAAGCTCAAACGGATATAGCCTTCTACTCTATCCAGGCTCACAAACTGGAAACCCAACTGGGGATTTATCGAACTTTAGAGCAATTATCTCCTAATTATAACAGGATTCAACGCATTGGGCGGCCTTCTCACTCGGATTTTTTTGAACATTATTATGCCCAGAATACCCCGGTTATTTTAACCGATGTCATGGGAAATTGGCAGGCGTTGTCCCGGTGGAATCCGGAGTATTTAAAGCAACATTACGGAGAGGTCAGCGTTGGGGTACAGTTCAACCGGGAATCGAACCCTTTGTTTGAGCAAGAGAAGGACAAACACCGCCAACAAATGATGATGAAAGATTATGTAGATTTAGTCGTCACTGGCGGTAAAACCAATGATTATTATATGGTGCCTTATAATGACAACTTTGATAATCCCGAGTTTAAACCCCTGCTTAATGACATCGAAATCTTTCCCGACTATCTGGATCCGACGTTACAGCAAACTCGGATTTTCTTCTGGTTTGGTCCGGAAGGGACGATTACACCCCTGCATCACGACCCCTGCAATGTCCTCCTAGCTCAAGTGTATGGGAAAAAGCGGATTCGGTTAATTTCTCCCAATCAAAAACACTTACTTTACAATCAGGTTGGGGTTTATAGTGAGGTGGATTTACTCAGTCCCGATTACGAGAAATATCCCCGGTTTAAGGAGGTAGAAGTGATTGATGTTATCCTAGAACCCGGAGAGGTGATATTTTTGCCTGTGGGATGGTGGCATCATGTGGAGTCTTTAGATATTTCGATTTCGGTTTCTTTTACGAATTTTTTGGTTAATAATTATTACAATATCTAG